The following coding sequences are from one Terriglobia bacterium window:
- a CDS encoding PEGA domain-containing protein has protein sequence MADGVIVLVWLVSLALGIAAFVAQMQLFGIRRDVRAIREHLMGKAAVSQPVGAGVRTDVTSSPSGAEIFVDGSKIGETPFAFTLLRKPDGAERTITLKLKGFRDYEQRVSPSNSPIKIFAALERDGPS, from the coding sequence GTGGCTGATGGTGTGATCGTTCTCGTGTGGCTCGTCTCACTGGCCCTGGGTATTGCGGCGTTTGTGGCCCAAATGCAGCTCTTTGGAATCCGGCGCGACGTGCGGGCCATCCGCGAGCATCTGATGGGCAAAGCCGCGGTTTCGCAGCCAGTTGGGGCGGGCGTACGCACTGACGTCACATCGTCGCCTTCCGGTGCGGAAATCTTTGTTGACGGCAGCAAGATCGGCGAAACGCCTTTTGCTTTTACCCTACTGCGCAAGCCGGACGGCGCTGAGCGCACCATCACCCTGAAACTGAAAGGCTTCCGCGACTACGAACAGAGGGTAAGCCCGTCGAATTCGCCCATCAAGATCTTCGCCGCACTGGAACGCGACGGGCCCAGCTAG
- a CDS encoding dienelactone hydrolase family protein, whose amino-acid sequence MKRTIALAVVLLLSLPAAFSQEWAKQSLEKSSRHSEWVQIKHDNRTVHAFIVYPEVKKKAPVIIVIHEIFGLSDWARSVADQLAANGYIAIAPDFLSGMGPNGGKSSDFPSVDAAREANSKLPDDKVTADLNAVADYARKIPAANGKIAVAGFCWGGSQSFRFATNRKDLSAAFVFYGSGPKEVTAINAPVYGFYAGNDARIGATIPDTTAAMKAGGKKYDPITYEGAGHGFMRAGQDPAADAAIANTSDDPAAKKAHDMATANKKARAESWDRWLKLLKAL is encoded by the coding sequence ATGAAACGAACCATCGCTCTCGCCGTTGTGCTACTGCTCAGTCTTCCCGCGGCCTTCTCGCAGGAATGGGCCAAACAGTCATTGGAAAAATCATCACGTCACAGCGAGTGGGTGCAGATCAAGCATGACAACCGCACCGTGCATGCTTTCATCGTGTATCCGGAGGTCAAGAAGAAGGCCCCGGTGATCATCGTGATCCATGAGATCTTCGGCTTGTCGGATTGGGCGCGGAGCGTGGCTGATCAACTGGCGGCCAACGGATACATTGCCATTGCTCCTGATTTTCTTTCCGGCATGGGGCCGAACGGCGGCAAGTCCAGCGACTTCCCCAGCGTTGACGCTGCGCGTGAAGCCAACTCCAAGCTGCCCGACGATAAGGTTACCGCTGACTTGAACGCCGTCGCCGACTACGCCAGGAAGATTCCCGCCGCCAACGGCAAGATCGCCGTCGCGGGATTCTGCTGGGGCGGCAGCCAGTCATTCCGCTTCGCCACCAACCGCAAGGACCTGAGCGCCGCGTTTGTGTTTTACGGCTCCGGGCCGAAAGAGGTCACCGCCATCAATGCCCCCGTCTATGGTTTCTATGCCGGCAATGACGCGCGCATCGGCGCCACCATTCCTGACACCACGGCAGCGATGAAAGCGGGCGGCAAGAAATATGATCCCATCACTTACGAGGGCGCGGGTCATGGCTTCATGCGCGCCGGACAAGATCCCGCCGCTGACGCCGCGATCGCCAACACCAGCGACGATCCAGCCGCCAAAAAAGCGCACGATATGGCAACGGCCAACAAGAAGGCCCGGGCGGAGTCCTGGGACCGGTGGCTGAAACTCTTAAAAGCGCTGTAG